From the genome of candidate division WOR-3 bacterium:
ATTCATCTTCCACCTTTAAGAGAAAGAAAAGAGGATATAATTTTAATATCTGAAAATTTCTTAAAAAAAATGGAAAGAAAATATGGAAAAAAACTAAAGCTAAATGAGGAAAGTAAAAAAATTTTAATCACTTATGATTTTCCTGGTAACATAAGAGAACTTGAAAATATACTGGAAAGAGCAGCAATTTTAACTGAAGATGGCATAATAAAAAGAGAACATTTAATGATTGAAAAAATTGAAGAGAAAGAAGAAGAAATAAAAATTCAAAATTTAAAAGATATAATTGAAAGGGAAATTGAAAAAAAGGAAAAAGAAATAATTGAAAATACATTGAAAATTACAAAAGGGAATATTTCAAAGACAGCAGAAATTCTCGGTATTTCAAGAAAATCACTTTATGAAAAATTAAAGAAATATAAGATAAATTACTGATAATTAAAAAGTATTAGAGTAAAAAAAATAAAAGAAATAATTAAAAAGAAGAGTGTATAAGGAACCAATTCCTGCACTTTTACCCTTGTTATTCCCAAAATAGGTAAAGCCCAGAAAGGTTGAACCATATTTGTCCATTCATCACCATAAGCAATTGCCATTATAATCTTTGAAAAGGGAACACCAAGAACTTTTGCTGCCTCTATCATCACAGGACCCTGAACAGCCCACTGCCCTCCTCCTGAAGGAATAAATAAATTAACTATTCCTGCTGAAATAAATGTATAAAAGGGGAAATTCTTTTGATTAGAAAAGGAAATAAAAAAACTTGAAAAAACATTTATAAGACCTGAATACTTCATCATACCCATAATTCCAGCATAAAAGGGGAACTGGATTATTATACCTGTTGATGCTTTTACTGAATTAATACAGGCTTTTAAATAAGAATGAGGTGAAAAATGTAAAAAGAGGCCAGCAAAAAGAAATATAAAATTCAAAGTATT
Proteins encoded in this window:
- a CDS encoding TIGR00366 family protein, producing the protein NTLNFIFLFAGLFLHFSPHSYLKACINSVKASTGIIIQFPFYAGIMGMMKYSGLINVFSSFFISFSNQKNFPFYTFISAGIVNLFIPSGGGQWAVQGPVMIEAAKVLGVPFSKIIMAIAYGDEWTNMVQPFWALPILGITRVKVQELVPYTLFFLIISFIFFTLILFNYQ